One window of Bos indicus isolate NIAB-ARS_2022 breed Sahiwal x Tharparkar chromosome 18, NIAB-ARS_B.indTharparkar_mat_pri_1.0, whole genome shotgun sequence genomic DNA carries:
- the LOC139177007 gene encoding vomeronasal type-1 receptor 4-like, with product MSSPHSLSSAPGHSDSHSTSFEKNVCVTASQTSLKTMYLLQMGVGSLANVLLFFYHISPILFGHKKRPTDTILTHIAVANLLVLLSSGIPHTMAAFTSRKPLSPLGCKCVYYLQKVAHSTSLCSTCVLSTYQSFILTPGREGRSLLRGRAPRLTGSFCCTCWIFSVLMYIYVPMKITASPNRHNYTDMQGDWFCSSSSPSAEIVVLWSTSDAVFIGLMIWSCGSMVLLLHRHRQRVQYIHTPTGHHRRPPETRAAHTTLMLVVTFVTFYVATSILAFYITAFFDFRQWLIQTSDVLLSCFPTVSPFLLLLRDPRTARICS from the coding sequence ATGTCATCACCGCACAGCCTCTCCTCTGCTCCAGGCCACTCTGACAGCCACTCCACATCTTTTGAGAAAAATGTCTGTGTGACTGCAAGCCAGACATCTCTGAAAACCATGTATCTTTTACAGATGGGAGTTGGGTCTCTGGCCAATGTCCTTCTTTTTTTCTACCACATCTCTCCTATCTTGTTTGGACACAAGAAGAGACCCACAGACACGATTCTCACCCACATAGCTGTGGCCAACCTTTTGGTTCTTCTCTCCTCGGGGATCCCCCACACAATGGCAGCTTTCACTTCAAGGAAGCCCCTGTCTCCTCTTGGGTGTAAATGTGTGTACTATTTACAGAAAGTGGCTCACAGCACCTCCCTGTGCTCCACCTGTGTCCTGAGCACCTATCAGTCCTTCATTCTCACCCCTGGGAGAGAAGGGAGGTCACTGCTCAGGGGAAGAGCCCCCAGGCTCACGGGTTCTTTCTGCTGCACCTGTTGGATATTCAGTGTTTTAATGTACATTTATGTTCCTATGAAAATCACTGCTTCACCAAACAGACACAATTATACTGATATGCAGGGCGATTGGTTCTGCTCATCCTCAAGTCCCAGTGCAGAGATTGTCGTCCTGTGGTCCACCTCGGATGCTGTGTTTATTGGTCTCATGATCTGGTCCTGTGGCTCCATGGTGCTTCTCCTGCACAGACACCGCCAGAGGGTGCAGTATATCCACACCCCAACTGGGCACCACAGACGCCCGCCAGAGACCAGAGCCGCCCACACCACCCTGATGCTGGTGGTCACCTTTGTCACCTTCTATGTGGCAACTTCTATTCTTGCTTTTTATATCACTGCCTTTTTTGATTTTCGACAATGGTTGATACAGACCTCTGATGTCTTGCTTTCCTGTTTTCCCACCGTTTCTCCTTTCCTGCTGCTCCTCAGGGATCCTAGAACTGCTAGGATCTGCTCTTGA